The following are from one region of the Rhizobium sullae genome:
- a CDS encoding acetoacetate--CoA ligase — translation MSDTVPLWVPSRESIEASPMHAFMQRCNAEFGLKLETYPDLHAWSIAEREKFWTSVWAFCGVKGEQGARALADGDLMLKARFFPDAKLNFAENLLSSEGPADAIVFRGEDKVEYRWSWDRLHALVSRLQQAYRALGIGEGDRIAAMMPNMPETVACMLAAASIGAIWSSCSPDFGEQGVLDRFGQIGPKLFIACDAYWYGGKLQDVKAKVAAVAKSLGAPAVVVRYAGDAAAVAGETPKSKTLEEFIRPYQPKAVEFVRLPFEHPLYILFSSGTTGVPKCIVHSAGGTLLQHLKEHVLHCGLKRGEKLFYFTTCGWMMWNWLMSGLATGVTLCLFDGSPFAPDGNVLFDYAQAEKFAVFGTSAKYIDAVRKGGLTPRTTHDLSSLRLMTSTGSPLSPEGFTFVYEGIKEDIQLASISGGTDIVSCFVLGNPLQPVWRGEIQGAGLGLAVDVWDDEGKPVRQQKGELVCTKAFPSMPAGFWNDPDGAKYKAAYFERFDNVWCHGDFAEWTEHGGLVIHGRSDATLNPGGVRIGTAEIYNQVEQMEEVAEALCIGQDWEDDVRVVLFVRLAPGAALTDELVKAIKSRIRTGTSPRHVPAKIIAVPDIPRTKSGKIVELAVREVVHGRPVKNKEALANPEALDLFVGLEELRF, via the coding sequence ATGAGTGATACAGTGCCGCTTTGGGTACCTTCGAGAGAGTCGATTGAAGCAAGCCCGATGCATGCCTTCATGCAGCGCTGCAACGCCGAGTTTGGTCTGAAGCTCGAAACCTATCCGGACCTTCACGCTTGGTCGATCGCTGAGCGCGAAAAGTTCTGGACCTCGGTTTGGGCATTCTGTGGCGTGAAGGGGGAGCAAGGCGCACGAGCGCTCGCCGATGGCGATCTCATGCTCAAGGCTCGCTTCTTTCCTGATGCGAAACTGAATTTCGCCGAGAACCTGCTATCGAGCGAAGGGCCGGCTGACGCAATCGTCTTCCGCGGCGAGGACAAAGTCGAATATCGCTGGTCGTGGGACCGGCTCCACGCGCTCGTATCACGGCTGCAGCAGGCCTATCGCGCGCTTGGTATCGGCGAGGGGGATCGCATCGCCGCGATGATGCCGAACATGCCGGAAACGGTCGCCTGCATGCTGGCTGCCGCTTCGATTGGCGCCATCTGGTCGTCCTGTTCACCGGATTTTGGCGAACAGGGTGTCCTCGACCGCTTCGGTCAAATCGGCCCCAAGCTATTCATTGCCTGCGACGCCTATTGGTATGGTGGCAAGCTGCAGGACGTTAAGGCGAAGGTTGCTGCGGTCGCAAAGAGCCTCGGCGCTCCGGCGGTGGTTGTCCGCTATGCCGGCGATGCCGCAGCGGTTGCGGGCGAAACGCCCAAATCAAAGACGCTGGAAGAATTCATTAGGCCGTACCAGCCCAAAGCCGTCGAGTTCGTGCGGCTTCCTTTTGAGCATCCGCTTTATATTCTCTTCTCCTCCGGCACCACCGGCGTGCCAAAATGCATCGTTCATTCCGCCGGCGGCACGCTGCTGCAGCATCTGAAGGAGCATGTGCTGCATTGCGGTTTGAAGCGGGGCGAAAAGCTCTTCTATTTCACCACATGCGGCTGGATGATGTGGAATTGGCTGATGAGCGGCCTTGCCACCGGCGTCACGCTCTGCCTGTTCGACGGCTCGCCCTTCGCGCCGGACGGCAATGTGTTGTTCGATTATGCGCAGGCTGAAAAATTCGCGGTCTTCGGCACGTCCGCAAAATATATCGATGCGGTGCGCAAGGGCGGGCTGACGCCGCGGACCACCCACGATCTTTCGAGCCTGCGTCTGATGACATCCACGGGATCGCCCCTTTCGCCCGAAGGCTTCACCTTCGTCTACGAGGGCATCAAAGAAGACATCCAGCTGGCCTCGATCTCGGGCGGCACGGATATCGTCTCCTGCTTCGTGCTCGGCAATCCGCTGCAGCCTGTCTGGCGCGGCGAAATTCAGGGAGCGGGCCTCGGCCTTGCCGTCGACGTATGGGACGATGAAGGCAAGCCCGTCCGCCAACAGAAGGGTGAACTGGTCTGCACTAAGGCCTTCCCGTCGATGCCGGCCGGCTTCTGGAACGATCCGGACGGCGCGAAATACAAGGCGGCCTATTTCGAGCGCTTCGACAATGTCTGGTGTCATGGCGATTTTGCCGAATGGACCGAGCATGGGGGTCTCGTCATTCATGGCCGCTCCGACGCGACGCTGAACCCCGGCGGTGTGCGAATCGGCACCGCCGAGATCTACAATCAGGTCGAGCAAATGGAGGAAGTGGCCGAAGCGCTCTGCATCGGCCAGGATTGGGAGGACGATGTGCGCGTGGTGCTTTTCGTTCGCCTCGCGCCGGGTGCAGCCTTGACGGACGAACTCGTCAAAGCCATCAAGAGCCGCATCCGCACCGGCACCTCGCCGCGCCATGTGCCGGCGAAGATCATCGCGGTCCCTGATATTCCGCGCACGAAATCCGGCAAGATCGTCGAGCTGGCGGTGCGCGAGGTCGTGCATGGCCGGCCGGTGAAGAACAAGGAGGCGCTCGCCAATCCCGAGGCGCTCGACCTGTTCGTCGGGCTCGAGGAATTGCGCTTCTGA
- a CDS encoding sensor histidine kinase, giving the protein MPAVQYPFIDIAVHQRVRERFSRGEALLLFSADLSRLLWANGAGAELFGQTAVYDLLDQGVNRADITFRQIETTARQLAAVGDSRNLMIRIAKGFQRAPAQATAELIGLSSGERAILFSVPVSSKPLSAAESAARMLEGLDDPDTHMAVIGAEGEVIASSPGFASLGITQQTAKALTGLAGTHPDRLVKRPVATGKGYLPAAVGKLSDEPALNLLFAVETVLGHLDPIDAAAPEEPLSTAAVNHIDEPKGAKFADALDAVADIVDVEEALESVDGEEAESATEAADEPVTDHEEQQEPILSEPERPPVDEAEPVAGDTAELETGTEPASALIEAEPAKNNPGHGTEPGGEDRAEGKPVSEGFKFKPNSRATRFVWKIDADGHFSEVSGEFADAVGPHAANIIGAAFSDISALFNLDPEGKIADALERRDTWSGKTIHWPIEGTSLIVPVDLAALPTYTRNREFDGFRGFGVVRLSDTTEDPLALGLTLGPDAAGRDPTSHQPPEKSAEEAAPEASDVQPQPEAPAAALEPEAASEAEPREERPALRVVETPSRRLTDKIIQLHGAGPTLSAAEQANFREIAKRLEAFGVRDEEPAPAEGAAAAGPVEPTEGEPDEPVFESAIAAEEPADTAESADEGDEATQPSELDEDDATEGLHETFSPIEVLHSAIPPRVKMTDGLSADTVDQLPVAVLVHAGDALIHANPEFMRLTGYASLEDLSDVGGIDALLQRRDLDEKAGRPGAMMLVRADDTLMPVTARLQSIRWEESSALMLALMPVEGSDVAPAQNEEARLDSRSDRMVEKVAKLQIEVEELRSILETATDGVVVIGAEGDIRSMNRSASALFNYDEEETRGKPFVMLFAHESQKAVLDYLNGLSGHGVASVLNDGREVIGRESSGGFVPLFMTMGRLTSSSGYCAVIRDITQWKRTEDELRNAKGAAETANAHKTDFLARISHEIRTPLNAIIGFSDMMASERFGPIGHPRYIEYANDIGRSGRHVLDIVNDLLDISKIEAGEMDLDFASVGLNEAISEAVALVQPQANGQRVIIRTALSQSVPNVVADLRSIKQIALNILSNAIRFTPSGGQIVVSTSYEASGSVVLRVRDTGIGMTRSELDQAMKPFRQVSTQSRHRGDGTGLGLPLTKAMVDANRAIFSINSAPNEGTLVEVTFPSQRVLAG; this is encoded by the coding sequence ATGCCCGCAGTCCAGTACCCGTTCATCGACATCGCCGTGCATCAGCGGGTGCGGGAACGCTTTTCGCGCGGCGAAGCGTTATTGCTTTTCTCGGCCGACCTTTCCCGTTTGCTCTGGGCCAACGGCGCCGGCGCGGAACTCTTCGGCCAGACGGCGGTCTATGATCTTCTCGATCAGGGCGTGAACCGCGCCGACATCACCTTCCGTCAGATCGAGACCACGGCCCGCCAACTCGCCGCGGTCGGCGACAGCAGGAACCTGATGATCCGGATTGCCAAAGGCTTCCAGCGGGCGCCGGCGCAGGCAACAGCCGAACTGATTGGGCTCTCCTCCGGCGAGCGCGCCATTCTGTTCTCGGTCCCCGTTTCCTCAAAGCCGCTTTCCGCCGCGGAGTCCGCAGCGCGAATGCTTGAGGGGCTCGACGATCCCGATACGCACATGGCCGTGATCGGCGCGGAAGGCGAAGTCATTGCCTCCTCGCCCGGCTTTGCGTCGCTCGGCATCACCCAACAGACGGCGAAGGCGCTGACTGGTCTGGCGGGCACCCATCCCGACCGGCTCGTCAAGCGGCCGGTCGCCACCGGCAAGGGTTACCTGCCCGCTGCCGTCGGTAAGCTCAGCGACGAACCGGCGCTGAATCTTCTCTTCGCCGTCGAAACCGTGCTCGGCCATCTTGACCCGATCGACGCGGCAGCGCCGGAAGAACCGTTATCCACAGCCGCCGTTAACCATATCGATGAGCCGAAGGGCGCGAAATTCGCCGACGCGCTCGATGCTGTTGCGGACATCGTGGATGTGGAAGAGGCGCTGGAGAGTGTCGACGGCGAGGAAGCCGAGAGTGCAACGGAAGCGGCGGATGAGCCAGTCACCGACCATGAGGAGCAGCAGGAGCCTATCCTATCCGAGCCGGAAAGACCTCCTGTCGATGAGGCGGAGCCCGTCGCAGGCGATACGGCGGAGCTGGAGACCGGGACGGAACCCGCCTCAGCGCTGATCGAGGCCGAGCCTGCCAAAAACAATCCAGGGCATGGAACCGAGCCCGGCGGCGAAGACAGGGCTGAGGGCAAGCCTGTATCCGAGGGCTTTAAGTTCAAGCCGAACAGCCGGGCGACGCGCTTTGTCTGGAAGATCGATGCTGACGGCCACTTCAGCGAAGTGTCGGGCGAATTCGCAGATGCCGTCGGTCCGCACGCTGCCAATATTATCGGCGCGGCCTTCTCTGACATTTCGGCGCTCTTCAATCTCGATCCCGAAGGGAAGATCGCCGACGCGCTCGAACGCCGGGACACATGGTCCGGCAAGACAATCCATTGGCCGATCGAGGGAACGAGCCTGATTGTTCCGGTCGATCTCGCCGCGCTGCCTACCTATACGCGCAACCGGGAATTCGACGGTTTCCGCGGCTTCGGTGTTGTCCGGCTGTCCGACACGACCGAGGATCCGTTGGCGCTCGGCCTGACCCTCGGCCCGGATGCCGCCGGCCGCGACCCGACCAGCCACCAGCCGCCGGAAAAATCTGCGGAAGAGGCTGCTCCAGAAGCATCTGACGTGCAGCCTCAGCCGGAAGCGCCGGCCGCCGCACTTGAGCCCGAGGCAGCCTCCGAAGCCGAGCCTCGCGAAGAGCGGCCAGCCCTGCGTGTCGTGGAAACGCCGAGCCGGCGGCTGACGGACAAGATCATTCAACTCCATGGCGCGGGTCCGACGCTGAGCGCGGCAGAGCAGGCAAACTTCCGCGAGATCGCCAAGCGGCTGGAAGCTTTCGGCGTTCGCGACGAGGAGCCCGCACCCGCAGAGGGCGCGGCTGCTGCTGGACCGGTGGAGCCTACCGAAGGCGAACCGGACGAGCCAGTCTTCGAGAGTGCGATTGCCGCCGAAGAACCGGCCGATACGGCGGAATCTGCTGACGAAGGTGATGAGGCGACTCAGCCGTCCGAGCTGGACGAGGACGATGCCACCGAAGGCCTACACGAAACCTTCAGCCCGATCGAAGTGCTGCACAGCGCCATTCCGCCGCGGGTGAAGATGACGGACGGGCTATCGGCCGACACCGTCGACCAGTTGCCGGTTGCCGTGCTGGTCCATGCTGGCGATGCGCTGATCCATGCCAATCCCGAATTCATGCGCCTGACCGGCTATGCGTCCCTTGAGGATCTCAGCGATGTCGGCGGGATCGACGCGCTGCTGCAGCGCCGCGACCTGGACGAAAAAGCCGGACGCCCGGGCGCAATGATGCTCGTTAGGGCCGACGACACACTTATGCCGGTCACCGCCCGCCTTCAATCGATCCGCTGGGAAGAATCCAGCGCACTCATGCTTGCGCTGATGCCGGTCGAAGGCAGCGACGTGGCGCCGGCCCAGAACGAAGAGGCACGCCTGGACAGCCGCTCCGACCGCATGGTCGAGAAGGTTGCCAAACTGCAGATCGAGGTGGAAGAGCTTCGCTCCATCCTGGAGACGGCGACGGACGGCGTGGTCGTCATCGGCGCCGAGGGCGACATCCGTTCGATGAACCGCTCGGCGAGCGCGCTTTTCAACTACGATGAGGAAGAAACACGCGGCAAGCCCTTCGTAATGCTCTTCGCGCATGAGAGCCAGAAGGCGGTGCTCGACTATCTGAACGGCCTTTCCGGCCATGGCGTCGCCAGCGTTCTGAACGACGGGCGCGAAGTGATCGGGCGTGAGTCATCCGGCGGCTTCGTGCCGCTGTTCATGACTATGGGCCGGCTGACCTCCTCCAGCGGTTATTGCGCCGTCATCCGCGATATAACGCAGTGGAAGCGCACCGAGGACGAGCTTCGCAATGCCAAGGGCGCCGCTGAAACGGCGAACGCCCACAAGACGGATTTCCTGGCGCGTATCAGCCACGAAATCCGCACGCCGCTCAACGCCATCATCGGCTTCTCGGACATGATGGCGAGCGAGCGCTTCGGGCCGATCGGCCATCCGCGCTACATCGAATATGCAAACGACATCGGCCGCTCCGGTCGCCATGTGCTCGATATCGTCAACGACCTGCTCGATATCTCGAAGATCGAAGCGGGCGAGATGGATCTCGATTTCGCATCCGTCGGCCTCAACGAGGCGATTTCGGAAGCCGTGGCGCTGGTCCAGCCGCAGGCGAACGGCCAGCGCGTCATCATCCGAACGGCGCTGTCGCAGTCGGTTCCGAATGTCGTTGCCGATCTCCGTTCGATCAAGCAGATCGCCCTCAACATCCTTTCCAACGCCATCCGCTTCACCCCGTCGGGCGGCCAGATCGTCGTATCGACGTCGTATGAAGCCAGTGGCAGCGTCGTGCTGCGCGTGCGCGATACCGGCATCGGCATGACGCGCAGCGAACTCGACCAGGCGATGAAGCCGTTCCGGCAGGTTTCCACGCAGTCGCGCCACCGCGGCGACGGCACGGGTCTCGGCCTACCGCTGACCAAAGCGATGGTGGATGCAAACCGGGCGATCTTCTCGATCAATTCGGCGCCGAACGAGGGCACGCTTGTGGAGGTCACCTTCCCGTCGCAGCGCGTGCTGGCAGGCTGA
- a CDS encoding phasin, protein MANIKIDDVFSMSSFDPSKFAESFRDFTEKGAQQSREAYAKMKAAGEDAGKTLEATVQTAQAGTVEIGLKAIDALRINAENSLSHMEALLGVKSIAELVELQTAFLRKQAELTVEQAKSMQETSKQVAEKLAKPTKEAAEKVMASFKVA, encoded by the coding sequence ATGGCTAACATAAAGATCGACGACGTTTTTTCAATGTCCTCTTTCGACCCGTCCAAGTTCGCTGAATCCTTCCGTGACTTCACTGAAAAAGGCGCCCAGCAGTCGCGTGAAGCCTATGCAAAGATGAAGGCCGCTGGCGAAGATGCCGGAAAGACCCTCGAAGCCACGGTTCAGACCGCGCAGGCCGGCACTGTCGAAATCGGCCTGAAGGCGATTGACGCGCTCCGCATAAACGCTGAAAATTCGCTGTCGCACATGGAAGCGCTGCTCGGCGTGAAGTCGATTGCAGAGCTCGTCGAACTTCAGACCGCTTTCCTGCGCAAGCAGGCGGAACTGACCGTTGAGCAGGCGAAGTCGATGCAGGAAACCTCCAAGCAGGTCGCTGAAAAGCTCGCAAAGCCCACCAAGGAAGCTGCCGAAAAGGTCATGGCCTCCTTCAAGGTTGCCTGA
- a CDS encoding helix-turn-helix domain-containing protein: MSISLKNLDGSKATVVSAINVAAEVRKAREAVGYSVDDLAVTCGLVTNEIIEIENGENADPAKLRRIAAALQVPPSDFVPM, from the coding sequence ATGTCCATTTCTCTCAAGAATCTGGATGGATCCAAAGCAACGGTGGTTTCAGCGATCAACGTTGCCGCCGAGGTCAGGAAAGCGCGCGAAGCCGTAGGCTACAGCGTCGATGACCTAGCGGTCACCTGTGGCCTCGTCACCAATGAAATCATCGAAATCGAAAATGGGGAAAATGCCGATCCCGCAAAGCTGCGGCGCATTGCTGCCGCCCTGCAGGTTCCGCCGTCCGACTTCGTTCCTATGTAA